The Burkholderia ubonensis genome has a window encoding:
- a CDS encoding DUF2471 family protein, whose product MTEEQDLAALSFKAAAHDLEQIVRHIAERYIRQEVPLTWRLLHAIEAEALADLGFASRHEAGMRQLFERPSDMTFPETDDPTDFGKSNALPAVFSFAVLAYEAADKAQNHAARERVHRPSKAWGD is encoded by the coding sequence ATGACCGAAGAACAAGATTTGGCCGCGCTCAGCTTCAAGGCTGCTGCGCATGACCTCGAACAGATCGTTCGGCATATTGCCGAGCGCTACATCCGCCAGGAGGTGCCGCTGACGTGGCGCCTGCTGCACGCGATCGAAGCCGAGGCATTGGCGGATCTCGGGTTTGCCAGCCGGCACGAGGCCGGCATGCGTCAACTGTTCGAACGGCCGTCGGACATGACGTTTCCCGAAACGGACGACCCGACCGACTTCGGCAAGTCCAACGCCCTGCCCGCGGTGTTCTCGTTCGCGGTGCTAGCGTACGAGGCAGCGGACAAAGCGCAGAACCATGCAGCCCGCGAGCGCGTCCACCGTCCGTCGAAGGCGTGGGGCGACTGA
- a CDS encoding helix-turn-helix domain-containing protein, producing MASSSGSRRTPADAAPSPAAATPPRVGEQIQRLRNERKLTLDDLSRAAGVSKSMLSEIERDKANPTIAVAWRLTNALGITLDELFSQPKSQETIRVDGPHDIPTLAGHDGRYQLRVWGPIDLAGRFEWYELTLPGGGALVSNAHEPGTREHLTVLQGTMEIEAAAAVRRLKSGDTARYPADAPHAIRNPGKAEARALLIVIHR from the coding sequence ATGGCAAGCTCCTCCGGTTCGCGGCGCACACCCGCCGACGCCGCACCGTCGCCGGCCGCCGCGACGCCGCCGCGCGTCGGCGAACAGATCCAGCGCCTGCGCAACGAACGCAAGCTCACGCTCGACGACCTGTCGCGCGCGGCCGGCGTGTCGAAGTCGATGCTCTCCGAGATCGAGCGCGACAAGGCGAACCCGACGATCGCCGTCGCGTGGCGGCTGACGAACGCGCTCGGCATCACGCTCGACGAGCTGTTCTCGCAGCCGAAGTCGCAGGAGACGATCCGCGTCGACGGCCCGCACGACATCCCGACGCTCGCCGGCCACGACGGCCGTTACCAGCTGCGCGTCTGGGGCCCGATCGATCTCGCCGGCCGGTTCGAATGGTACGAACTGACGCTGCCGGGCGGGGGCGCGCTCGTCTCGAACGCGCACGAGCCGGGCACACGCGAGCACCTGACCGTGCTGCAGGGCACGATGGAAATCGAGGCCGCGGCGGCCGTCCGCCGCCTGAAGAGCGGCGATACCGCACGCTACCCGGCCGACGCGCCGCACGCGATCCGCAATCCCGGCAAGGCCGAAGCGAGAGCGTTGTTGATCGTGATTCATCGCTGA
- a CDS encoding glycine C-acetyltransferase, whose translation MRDAFLAQVRGTLDQIRADGFYKTEREIASPQAAAVRLAGGAGVLNFCANNYLGLANDPRLIAAAKAGLDQDGFGMASVRFICGTQTVHKQLESALAAFLGTDDSILYSSCFDANGGLFETLLDEKDAVISDELNHASIIDGIRLCKAQRYRYKNNDLADLEAKLKEADAAGVRHKLIATDGVFSMDGIIADLKGICDLADRYGALVMVDDSHAVGFIGKHGRGTPEYCGVEGRIDIITGTLGKALGGASGGYVAARREIVELLRQRSRPYLFSNTLTPSIAAASLEVLELLGSDEGAKLRERVRENGARFRQQMTEAGFTLVPGAHPIIPVMLGDAQLATNMADALLAEGVYVIGFSFPVVPRGRARIRTQMSAAHTPEQIDQAVAAFVRVGKSLGIV comes from the coding sequence ATGCGTGATGCCTTTCTCGCCCAGGTGCGCGGGACGCTCGACCAGATCCGCGCGGATGGTTTCTACAAGACCGAGCGCGAGATCGCGAGCCCGCAGGCGGCAGCCGTGCGCCTCGCCGGCGGCGCCGGCGTGCTGAATTTCTGCGCGAACAACTATCTCGGTCTGGCCAACGATCCGCGCCTGATCGCCGCGGCCAAGGCCGGTCTCGACCAGGACGGGTTCGGGATGGCATCGGTGCGCTTCATCTGCGGCACGCAGACCGTGCACAAGCAGCTGGAAAGCGCGCTCGCCGCATTCCTCGGCACCGACGACAGCATCCTCTATTCGAGCTGCTTCGACGCGAACGGCGGGCTGTTCGAAACGCTGCTCGACGAGAAGGACGCCGTGATCAGCGACGAGCTGAATCACGCGAGCATCATCGACGGCATCCGCCTCTGCAAGGCGCAGCGGTATCGCTACAAGAACAACGATCTCGCGGATCTCGAAGCGAAGCTCAAGGAAGCCGACGCGGCGGGCGTGCGGCACAAGCTGATCGCGACCGATGGCGTGTTCTCGATGGACGGCATCATCGCCGACCTGAAGGGCATCTGCGATCTCGCCGACCGCTACGGCGCACTCGTGATGGTCGACGATTCGCATGCGGTCGGCTTCATCGGCAAGCATGGGCGCGGCACGCCCGAATACTGCGGCGTCGAGGGGCGCATCGACATCATCACCGGCACGCTCGGCAAGGCGCTGGGCGGCGCGTCGGGCGGCTACGTCGCCGCGCGGCGGGAGATCGTCGAGCTGCTGCGCCAGCGTTCGCGCCCTTATCTGTTCTCGAATACGCTCACGCCGAGCATCGCCGCGGCGTCGCTCGAGGTGCTCGAGCTGCTCGGCAGCGACGAAGGCGCGAAACTGCGCGAGCGCGTGCGCGAGAACGGCGCGCGCTTCCGCCAGCAGATGACCGAGGCCGGCTTCACGCTGGTGCCGGGCGCGCATCCGATCATCCCGGTGATGCTCGGCGATGCGCAGCTCGCGACGAACATGGCCGATGCGCTGCTTGCCGAAGGCGTCTACGTGATCGGCTTCTCGTTCCCGGTCGTACCGCGCGGGCGCGCGCGCATTCGCACGCAGATGAGCGCCGCGCATACGCCCGAACAGATCGATCAGGCGGTCGCCGCGTTCGTGCGCGTCGGCAAGTCGCTCGGCATCGTCTGA
- the tdh gene encoding L-threonine 3-dehydrogenase: MKALAKLERGPGLSLTRVKRPEVGHNDVLIKIRRTAICGTDIHIWKWDDWAQKTIPVPMHVGHEYVGEIVEMGQEVRGFAIGDRVSGEGHITCGFCRNCRAGRRHLCRNTIGVGVNREGAFAEYLAIPAFNAFKIPPEISDDLASIFDPFGNATHTALSFNLVGEDVLITGAGPIGVMAVAIAKHVGARNVVITDINDYRLELARKMGATRAVNVARESLRDVMTDLHMTEGFDVGLEMSGVPSAFTGMLEAMNHGGKVALLGIPPAQTAIDWNQVIFKGLEIKGIYGREMFETWYKMVAMLQSGLDLSPIITHRYAVDDYEKGFAAMLSGESGKVILDWTA; this comes from the coding sequence ATGAAAGCACTGGCAAAGCTCGAACGCGGTCCCGGCCTGTCGCTCACGCGCGTGAAGCGCCCCGAGGTCGGGCACAACGACGTGCTGATCAAGATCCGCCGCACGGCGATCTGCGGCACCGACATCCACATCTGGAAGTGGGACGACTGGGCGCAGAAGACGATTCCCGTGCCGATGCACGTCGGTCACGAATATGTCGGCGAGATCGTCGAGATGGGGCAGGAAGTGCGCGGCTTCGCGATCGGCGATCGCGTGTCCGGAGAAGGCCACATTACCTGCGGCTTCTGCCGGAACTGCCGCGCGGGGCGCCGGCACCTGTGCCGCAACACGATCGGCGTCGGCGTCAATCGCGAGGGCGCGTTCGCCGAATACCTGGCGATTCCCGCGTTCAACGCGTTCAAGATCCCGCCGGAGATTTCCGACGATCTCGCGTCGATCTTCGACCCGTTCGGCAACGCGACGCACACGGCGCTGTCGTTCAACCTCGTCGGTGAGGACGTGCTGATCACCGGCGCCGGCCCGATCGGCGTCATGGCCGTCGCGATCGCGAAGCACGTCGGCGCGCGCAACGTCGTGATCACCGACATCAACGACTACCGGCTCGAACTCGCGCGCAAGATGGGCGCGACGCGCGCGGTCAACGTCGCGCGCGAGTCGCTGCGCGACGTGATGACCGACCTGCACATGACTGAAGGGTTCGACGTCGGGCTCGAGATGTCCGGCGTGCCGAGCGCGTTCACGGGCATGCTCGAGGCGATGAACCACGGCGGCAAGGTCGCGCTGCTCGGCATTCCGCCCGCGCAGACCGCGATCGACTGGAACCAGGTGATCTTCAAGGGGCTGGAGATCAAGGGCATCTACGGCCGCGAAATGTTCGAGACCTGGTACAAGATGGTCGCAATGCTGCAAAGTGGTCTCGACCTGTCGCCGATCATCACGCACCGCTACGCCGTCGACGATTACGAGAAGGGCTTCGCGGCGATGCTGTCCGGCGAAAGCGGCAAGGTGATTCTCGACTGGACCGCGTGA